The following are encoded together in the Streptomyces tsukubensis genome:
- a CDS encoding GH25 family lysozyme, which yields MTVKGIDVSSYQESFDAKDAAFVFVKATEGRSYINPKQTAQAKKARNAGCVVGFYHFLWPGNIEAQAEYFVEKCASVEGDVLAVDWETTGDGSIASNGDKDKFIKAVQRLRGSTHRVLLYCNRDFWLNRDVTSFAGDGLWIADYGAKAGKPRIQASWKFHQYTSSPIDTNIGNFADRAALRKWAEK from the coding sequence ATGACCGTCAAAGGGATCGACGTCAGCAGCTACCAGGAGTCCTTCGATGCGAAGGACGCGGCTTTTGTGTTCGTGAAGGCGACGGAAGGCCGTTCTTACATCAATCCGAAACAGACCGCTCAGGCAAAAAAAGCCCGCAACGCGGGATGTGTGGTGGGTTTCTATCATTTCCTGTGGCCGGGCAACATCGAGGCGCAGGCCGAGTACTTCGTGGAGAAGTGCGCGAGCGTCGAAGGTGACGTCCTGGCCGTCGACTGGGAGACCACGGGCGACGGGAGCATCGCCAGTAACGGGGACAAGGACAAGTTCATCAAGGCGGTGCAGAGGCTCCGTGGCTCCACGCACCGGGTTCTGCTCTACTGCAACAGGGACTTCTGGCTCAACAGGGATGTGACCTCGTTCGCCGGGGACGGTCTGTGGATCGCGGACTACGGCGCGAAGGCGGGCAAGCCGCGTATCCAGGCCTCGTGGAAGTTCCACCAGTACACAAGTTCGCCGATCGACACCAACATCGGGAATTTCGCCGATCGCGCCGCACTCCGGAAGTGGGCCGAAAAGTAA